In Fusarium falciforme chromosome 10, complete sequence, a single genomic region encodes these proteins:
- a CDS encoding Succinyl-CoA:3-ketoacid-coenzyme A transferase subunit A — MAAKSPVKLFDLEEIARHNTKKDAYMIVHGKVYDVTKFIDEHPGGEEVMLDSAGQDATDPFDDVGHSEEAWGILQAMQIGELNQTHVSPNFKMLALSGWNGKLLGVAVLGIASAAAYATKALEDMKPNSILLCGGFGLCGVPDTLIDEILKKPQVNGLTAVSNNAGTDTSGLGKLLQTRQIRKMISSYIGDNKTFEKMYLTGQVELELTPQGTLAERCAAGGKGIPAFYTPAGLGTVVQTGDLPLKHDTNRVPEEYSSPKDVKVFGRKPFLLEESIQGDYAFVKAFRADRLGNCEFRLAAHNFNGVMGRNAKMTIVEAEEIVEPGEISPESVHLPGIYVKRVIKSTTDKKIEKLTLATKANKGGSGLGKGGAAANRQRIVQRAAREFKNGMYANLGIGMPMLAAGLVGPGIEVQLQSENGILGLGPYPAEGQQDADLINAGKETVTLEAGASVFGSDESFGMIRSGRIDLTILGALQVSATGDLASWMLPGKVKGFGGAMDLVSNPAATRVVVTMEHTDKKGNPKIVNQCTFPLTGRACVSRIITELAVFDVDFSHGLHLIEVGPGVTVEELGRKTGAPFTVAKDLKTMI, encoded by the exons ATGGCGGCCAAGAGTCCAGTGAAACTGTTTGACCTGGAGGAGATCGCTCGCCACAATACCAAGAAGGATGCCTACATGATCGTCCATGGGAAAGTCTACGATGTAACCAAGTTTATCGACGAGCATCC CGGCGGCGAGGAAGTCATGCTAGACTCCGCGGGCCAAGATGCTACTGACCCCTTTGACGACGTGGGACACAGTGAAGAGGCATGGGGAATCTTGCAAGCTATGCAGATTGGTGAACTGAACCAGACG CATGTTTCACCCAATTTCAAGATGCTGGCTTTATCTGGGTGGAATGGAAAGCTTCTGGGTGTTGCAGTCTTGGGGATTGCAAGTGCGGCTGCTTATG CAACCAAGGCGCTGGAGGATATGAAGCCCAATTCAATCCTACTTTGCGGCGGGTTTGGTCTCTGTGGTGTTCCTGACACACTGATCGACGAGATTCTCAAAAAGCCACAGGTCAATGGTCTCACCGCTGTGTCGAACAATGCCGGAACAGATACATCAGGGTTGGGAAAACTTCTTCAAACACGACAGATCCGGAAGATGATCTCGAGCTATATCGGAGACAACAAGACGTTTGAGAAAATGTATCTTACCGGCCAAGTCGAGCTCGAGCTTACCCCCCAGGGAACTCTCGCCGAGCGATGTGCTGCAGGTGGCAAAGGTATACCGGCATTCTATACGCCAGCCGGTCTTGGGACAGTGGTGCAGACCGGCGACCTGCCATTGAAGCATGACACAAATAGGGTTCCGGAGGAGTACTCGTCGCCAAAGGATGTCAAGGTCTTTGGCAGGAAGCCGTTCCTGCTGGAGGAGAGCATCCAAGGCGATTACGCATTCGTCAAGGCTTTCAGAGCCGACAGGCTGGGCAATTGCGAGTTTAGGCTCGCAGCTCATAACTTCAATGGCGTGATGGGGCGGAATGCCAAGATGACCATCGTGGAGGCAGAAGAGATTGTGGAGCCAGGGGAGATCTCTCCTGAGTCGGTTCATCTGCCTGGTATCTACGTCAAACGGGTCATCAAAAGCACCACAGACAAGAAGATCGAAAAGCTCACTTTAGCCACAAAGGCAAACAAGGGTGGCTCAGGGTTGGGTAAAGGAGGAGCGGCTGCGAATCGCCAACGGATTGTGCAGCGAGCTGCCCGCGAGTTCAAGAATGGTATGTATGCCAATCTCGGTATTGGCATGCCCATGTTGGCAGCTGGACTCGTTGGGCCGGGCATTGAAGTTCAGCTTCAATCGGAAAACGGAATTCTGGGACTGGGCCCCTACCCAGCAGAGGGCCAGCAAGATGCCGACTTAATCAACGCTGGCAAGGAAACGGTCACGCTGGAGGCGGGTGCTTCTGTCTTCGGGAGCGATGAGAGCTTCGGCATGATCCGCAGTGGCCGCATCGACCTAACCATCCTAGGTGCCCTGCAGGTCAGCGCTACGGGTGACCTCGCCAGCTGGATGCTCCCAGGAAAGGTCAAGGGATTCGGCGGAGCGATGGACTTGGTGAGCAACCCAGCTGCCACCAGGGTAGTGGTCACCATGGAGCATACGGATAAGAAGGGGAACCCAAAGATCGTCAACCAATGCACCTTTCCCTTGACGGGAAGGGCTTGCGTTTCGCGTATTATTACGGAATTG GCTGTTTTTGACGTCGACTTTTCCCATGGCCTACACCTTATCGAGGTCGGCCCTGGCGTGACGGTAGAGGAGCTCGGGAGGAAGACTGGGGCACCCTTTACTGTAGCTAAAGATTTGAAGACGATGATATAA